The DNA region AAACATGCGGTGGGCACTCGTGCCGAGAAAACGTCGCCTCCGCCGTGTCCACACGGTGGGGACTCCGCCGGTGCGTCCGTTTCTCTGTGTCTCTCGGTTTCCACATAGCATAGCCATGTATGGAACACGGGACGACGTTCTCTCTCCCGGCCCTTACGCCCACTTGCACCGCTGCCGCTGTTGCTCCCGTAGCTATCCGCCTCGTTCTCATAGTCCAGGACAGGTATCGTCGAATCGTCACTGTTACAGGTTGCCCGCTTCTTTGACGTTGCCCGTCAACCTCGTCTTTCTCGTCCACTGGCCAGGCTACTCGGACTAGGGGCCTGATACCGAGATCACTCACAGAGCAAAATCGAAGACAGCGTGTCGCGGCATTTTCGAATCCGGCGCGCATACTCGAAGAACACGCGGCAAGCGAAATCTTCTAtgattttacaatttatgatTTATTCTCTGGGTTGATTTAATAGGATACAGAATCAAGAAGAAGTAGGAATGCAGAAAAGAAATCTGGAAATAGATATCATCGAAAGCGTAATCTTAGGAAGGAGGACTGTATTTTgacgaaaaaatataatattaatgattAGATTTATGAATATGATATTCTGGCTTACCAAATCTAGATCTTCTTTATTCAATGTTCTATAGTATTGGATTTATTGTACATCTTTAAAGTAGTTTGTTTGTCATTCTTAGCTGTTTAGCATAACCACTAGCAATTTCACAAGCGATGTTCACGTGCGACCATGCTTCGTCTGTTTATACAAGGCGTTCTGAAAGACGGAGAGAGGATAAGGAGGGAACGAGACTCCGAAGGTCTGCGGGATCTTCATGAAATGCTTTTTGATACTGGAAATCGGTCTGTCGCTGTTACGAAATCACGTAAAACCGGGCCTTTACGCCCACGCATGTAGGACTAGCGTAGTTGCGGTGAAAGAAAGTTCGATTTCTTTAACGAGCCATATGTTTATAATGTATCAACCGGAAAGTAGAATTGGGTACTACATACGGACAAcgttaatatctttttttaatactAATAAACGCGTTTTAGATTGTAAACGCGTAATATAAGATTGCTTGAAGATAATcctgtaaaaataatatttatgtgatacgTACTTGAgatgaaaaatgatattttttacgAAGATGAGTACTAAATAGtccgtataatgttattcatGTTCCATTAAGGTCTTTTTCTCTTTGCTCCGCTAATTTCCTCGTCTCTATTCAGCGAGATTCTTGAATTCCAATTCTCCATTGCATATTATTTGcgattatattttaatgttgctagattttttaaaataaaataaacggaaATTTTCGGTATAAATACTATAAAAGTATAATGGTACTAGACTAGAAAAATGGTCATTTTTGTTCAATCAATGaatctaaaaataaaagataattaaaaaccTAAACTGAAATAAAATGTCACAGATGTTCGAAAGATTCTTGCGtaactttaataaaaattataatgttaaaaaaaatgttagaaaaaaataatattattacaataattaccAACAATGGTTACTTCTGAAGAGTAAAGCGGAAAGTAATACAATTCTACGAAAGCCAGCTATTCACACGATACTACTGAAAGGACCGCAAATACTTATACAAAAAACTGCATCGACTGAACCGGCTACATCGGAGAACTAGTTGATCGACCTTTACTTGTAACTTTACGTTTCTGTACTTTTACGTCCAGATACAGGAAAAAAGAACAGTTCTGAATCATTCTTAAAAAACATtcttaaataaaagaatatttaacttGGAATAATATACTGGAATAATTTCATCATGCAATTTAATTACCTATACAATATTttagtaaaagaaatattaaacattttattatgcATTCTCGTATAGTCAcatgtaaaattattacaatacaataaaattaattcttgaTTATTTAGTAATAATTTCTATTGGTTGATTATTGCATCTTAATTGGTATATCTTCATGGAGAATAtgctaatataatttttaagttaTACAGTAGACTCATCCATTAGATATATATAGTCTTTCACATCGTTTATATATCTCCGCAGAAATTTATGATCTCTTTTTACATTCATTATCaactttttaatatctttctctctGTAAAACAGTTAAGTTATAGTAAAATCATCTCTTACATCGTCTCTTAGATACTTTTAGAACTGACCTCACAGAACCTATAAGACAATGGACGGAGATATTTTGAGATTCAATCTTATCGAACGGTTTGATATCTATCGTAATCTCCAGTACAATGCTCCCAGTTTTAGTTTGTGATATGAAAGATACgctaaaataagagaaaaatgtatatactgCATCAGACATAAAAATGATACGGTTTAAATCATTTTTACCTATCGTGAGTTATTTCCATCAAATTTAGGTCGTTCAAGCGCTTCAAATCGAACATAAAATCCATTGCTAACTTTACTTCCTCCGAAATGTAATTTAACATCGGTAAAATATCCTTACGATTTTTATATAAGTCCAATAATTTTGTTATGTCTaacttttctaaaattattctatGAACTATACTTATTAATGCATCCGCATCatctaataaacaaagatatttttaaacaaattgcattaaatataaattaatactcTTTTCGTTAATTCGCTTTTTGGGACTCACCTGCtaatcgtgaaattaatttaatctctttaataaattcattatttattacatcACAAGGATCCCGTATAAATATTACTACTAACAGTGAACACGATATGAAACCAACAATAAACATacttttttcgatattttcgtgGTATACTTCCCAAATAATCTCGTTACTAAAACGggtatttcaagaattatatgatgcaatatcgatgaaatattagaaaatattaaattcattgaaataccTTTTCGCATAATCTTTCAACTCGTTCATTAACGCAGAAAAAGGATCCAATTCAATTGCAACATCTTCTTTGCAAGAAGTATGAGGTTCCAAACTTAGTTGCAATTTATCGTTTGAATAAGATTCATTATTTACTTCCATTCTGTGTATATCAATTAACTTATCATTATCAGCTTTTGGAGTACTTTCATGAATAGCTCTTATATTTGATAAAGAATATTCTATGCTTTGATTTTCTAAGTTAGAATTGTTCAAACGTAAATCTTGACCATTTTCTTCGTTAACGGGCGTCGAAGATAATTTTTCACTATCATTTACTGTTGAAGATGAAAGATGTAAAATTTGAGACTCTGTATTGTTATCTCTTACATCCAGCAATTCCAACTTCTGGATTTCATCTGTTTGTACTTGATCCTCTTGTTCAAGATTTGAATTCTCTGGTGCATCATTTAGAGATGTACGTTTTATCAGAAATGTGCAAGATTTCCGCACATTTTCCTCTAATACAATTCCTTGACAATCCTCAAGATTTAAAGTACCTTTACTATTCCCATTTTTTGAAAGGCAATTTGCTTCTATCTTAACTTCCTTATTGCAACTAACATTCATATCTGTATCTGTCAAATCATCCAAACAATTAAATGATGGTAATGATGGAATTGATTCTAATACTTCCacattttcattgaaaaacaTATCGCTTTTATCCGTTAAGCATTCCCTATTATAATCTCTATTTTGTAAACATTCTGTATTATTCGAAACGCTACATACATCATTTTCCTTGTTATTTATATCAAGAACATCATTGTTAATTTCTGAAATGTTATTTTCTTTGTTGCTGATTGTAAAAGTGTGATTACTATTTGATGGTTGAATTGTATATGTTCTTCTTGGATGTGATGTAATTATTTGTGTGTATTTAACTGGTGAGTGTTTATCTTTATTTAACTCAGAATTTACAGCAGAAGCATCATTTGATACAGAGTTAAATGTAGCACAAGCTATTTCTGTGTTATTTTCTCTCAAAGCTGAAGCAAAAGTAGCTTGTTGCACTGACTCATGCAAGGGCATGCTAGGTGTAATATTTGCAGAACTCTGAACTTTAATTGGAGTATACTTTTCCAGAACATTATTTTCTACACTTTTTGGAAAATTGTTTTCCTTATCTATATAGCTTTCTTTATTCATGGTTGTATCTGAGTTTAATAAACAAGGAATTGCTACAGTAGCAGTAATATCTTTTAAGACATTATCAGTACAGGTTGAGAAATCTGGAAGGTTTCTATTTTGAACACTATCAGGTAATGCTGATTGTCTATCTTTAGTAAAATCTATGTCAAAATCTTCAGCTTGAGATTGTGTTGTTGTTACatctttattatcatttatatttgaCTCAGAATATACAATTATCTTTCCTTCCATATTGCCCCTTTTATTAAGTGATGGTAATACATTTGTAAATGTCATAGAATTATCATGAAAAATAATAGTTTTATTTGATAGTAAATGACTTCTACTATTGTCAAACGTAGAAGCAGAAGAATTTGATTGGGTGGTAGGTACATTTTGTGTAGCTATCTGTAAATTATTTTGGTATATTCTAGGTAAAGTTGTTACAGCTGTGGTAAATTCCATTGACTCATTATTACAAATTCTAGTTTTACTATCATTTGTTTGTGTTTCATAAACATTTGagttaattcttaattttttaatactacTTTCTGGACTACCAAGATTAGTTGCATGTTGTCTACgatttttttttccagaatgtATATTAACTGGGACTACATTAGTCATTTCTAAAgatgtatttaataattcagTTCTTTCATCCTGtcttgtaatattatatttacattgcaATGGTTCTTGTATCATTGGTAATCTGTCAGGAGATTTATAAAAGGTTCTTTCTACAACTTTAGTAATATCCATTGATACATCATGAAAAGTAATTGTTCTATTCTCTTTATCATTTGAAACACAataatttatactattactacttgGTTGTAAATTATGTATAGAAGGTGGTACTGCTGTAGTCATTTCCATTGAAACATTATGAAATCTTTTAGTTTTATCATCTTCACTACACATAGCTGCCTGTGGATTACTAATATTATCATTAAGTTTAATGACAGATGGTAAGGCTCCAGTTAATTCCATTGGCATATcttgatttattaaattctcTGTTACATTAGGTTTGTTAAATTGCAGAAAATTTTGTGCACTTGATGGTAAAACAAGTGTTGTTAATTCCATTGATACATCTTTAATCTCTTCGGTATCCTTATAATGTGCACTAAAATACATGTTACTGGGAACAACTTCAGTCAAATCCATATACATATTCTGAACAGATGTAGATGTAAATGTATTTAATTCATTatgatgaaaattatttacatttgaTTCTGATAACTCTAACACTTTTTCAGTTAAGTTTCTATCAGGATCTTCATACACGATAATATTCTTTGATATGTGGTTATCATTTTTCAACTGTAAATCAGTCAAAAAAGTAGACTCAGTTTCTTGAACAACTGCATCATGAAGTGTAACTAATGGTTCAGTCAGTAACATTTCATTTTGACAATTTAcatcttcaattttatttgcaatGTGTGAACTATATTCTTCAACATCAACATTTTcatttgttactttattacaaACAAACTGCACattattttcatgaatattatCAAAAACATTTTCTTTGTATACGCTTTCAGTCTCACATTCTTTTTGATTAGAAGAACATGGTACTTTGAGATTACTTAAATCATGCTCTTCATATGTATTATCCCATACAGTTCCTTGCTCCAAGGAATTGCAAAATTCTCTGTACAATGAATTTTATACCATGAATTAACAAATCAACTACATTATTgagattcattaaaaaaaattataagcaGCAAGTAACTCACTTGACATGTTTTTTTTCTGCAAAACTAACACGTCTTTTAATCTTTGCCGTTGCAGTAGGACTACTTTCATTGGAAGAGCTATTAAAGTTTAAGTTCTGCAGAGGATGGCGTGGTTTGGGAGGCTTAAGTATCTAAGTTTGTTACAAAAATAACAGTGGTATTTAACAAAGTTTCAAGATAACAGGATAAACTTATAATCAAActtcaaaatattaattaattaaatagtgTGTCAAATCCAAACAACCTTAGTACATAACTTGTGGCATAATATACACAAAGCCGCAATAACAGTATACTACAGAATcaacattaatattatttacgtgtcctacaaatattttttgaatatcAGTATACTTACAGAAGATCGCCTTGAACTGTTTGTAGTAGATTTGGAGGGAACCCTGCAACATAGAAGAATACATTAAAAGAATATCTTCAAAAAGATATTTGTTGATATTGCTGTTGCATTATAACTCATGCAtcagtattttataaaataattcagaatagaataattaaatgaaGTACCGATTTTGAATAATACTGacgaataaataattgaaaaattgcaaGGTTAAATAGTATGAAGTCTAATTTATGTcaatactactttataacgtttaatattcaTAGTACACCAATCTTTTCATAAAAGATAAACAGTAAAGTACATCGATAGGGAAAACATTTAATAACAAATGAAATAATGCTCACATTTCATTATAtccaaattttgtttaattcaaATTCAAACTCAAAAATTTCGAAGGCTTCGACTCTCTAGTAACGGTAACGATTACCAACTCTATTAATGTCAAACTGCACTTGCTACTGCGATGCAGTTTTCATGAACTGTTGGTAACTTTCGCAGATTACGATATCGCTATAAGGCATTGAAATGAACTTGAGAATCGGCTCTTATCAAAgcataaataaattgtaatctgCAATTACGACCTACGACCAATGATAAATCGCCAAATACGTGATTCCATTTAGTGAcgcttacaaaaatatatttacgattAAATATCCGTTTGAGTTACAAAGTCTCTATGAATCTATTTTAGTCAGTATCCAAATAAATAGTACGAGgtattttatgtaaatcggcAGGTTGATTCAACAAGGGAAATAACGTAGTGTATAAAAATCTCTCAAACGCAAACATCAATCTGCCTCGGTAGCActgttaattaattttgctGAGTGATTGACAGTAAGAACAGCTGATCAAACGGAATATAAAAAGCCAGGATTTATTAACAATGGAAGGAATCGCTGtcaaagtaataataaaagcaCCGAATCAGCAGATTAAAGATCAAATCGTAAATTGTGATATTGGGTGGACCGTTCGCCAATTAAAAGAACATTTGTCTGATGTTTATCCTAGTAAACCAGTGAGTTTTATTTCGTCTATTTTATGAATCTCACGTCATGTGAAATTTTGTGAAAGTTGTACTCTTAGTGAAAGCAATGTATCATTAACATCACTACAtgacacaaaaaaaaaaaacaaaaaaatattgcgGACGCTTCCCTTTAAGTATTCTTAGAAAGCTATAGTGCGTTATCTATTAGAGATAATACGTTGATATTTTTATGAGTTTAATgatgataatttaattatcaacaaTAAgatgattatattttattatttgtctgtaataattaattttttattcgaaatcaagaaatagtaaaaatattgtgTAAGAAATAACATGATAATGAATTGAATATATTTGTAGGAACGAGCAAGTCAGAAACTCATATATTCAGGGCAATTATTAAATGATTCCACATGTTTAAAAGATGTGTTGAGACACTGTAATGGGCAAGAAGATCAAACCTATATAGTTCACTTAGTCTGTGCTTCGCAAAAAACATCAACAAATAAAATAACTGAACAAGTTGTGGAAAATACAAAAACAATTTCTATTGCAAGAAGTACAGTGGAAAATACGagattaaataatacaaataatatacaGAATCAAAGTCAACATATTACTAATGTTGCTATGCAACATACTCCGGCACAATTGTATTCTACACTACAATATTTTGATCCACGAAATAGTCAACAAATGGCTTGGATGCAACAAGCATATACCCATTATTTTACACAATATATGCAACTGTAAATGGCATTCTTATaacttattttaatatttggaaattatatataatttatagtgaaaaagaatattttattataggaTGGCAGCACAAGGAATACAATTACAGACTAGCATTCCATATGTTCAGCAAATGAATGTCAATACAAATGATAATGTTCAAAATCCATATACAAATAACacaaacaacaacaataataataataataataataataataataatgtaggTGATGAGCAACAACAACCTGCTGCTCAAGAAGCTGATGTTAATGGAGGAAATAATGGTGCTGGAGAAGATGGTGCATTTAACAGAGATTGGCTAGATGTTTTTTATATGCTGTCCagaataattctttttttcacTTTAGTATATTTTTACTCATCTCCTCTAAGATTTCTTATTGTTACGTTTCTTGGCTTTGCAATGTATCTGTaagttaatatatataaatattgtgtTTACATCTTTTATATGCAAATATGTACAATGAAGTCAATATTTCACAGATATCAAGGTGGTTTTTTCCGGGTACAACCTATTCTATTACCTGAAAATAATAATGGTAGAGGGGATCGGGTGGATAACAATAAccaaatattacaaaatgaaGCAATAGGTCCACAACCTGCACAGCAACAAAATGGTCAAGTACCAGCTGTACAAGCAGAAGCAAGAACAAATGCAAATGAAGAACATGAAGAGGAAAGACCTGGTGCACTTGCTTTTACCTGGACATTTTTCAGTACATTTTTTGCTTCGCTTTTTCCAGATCAAccaaatgttatttaattttaacaaatgTCAGTTTCTTACACTTAACTttgttgtaaaattaattttctttgttttacatATGTTTTTAAAATAAGACACTAAACCTGATGAGGTGGTCTCTCTTTACATATATActtaataaatattgatatcaAAAGAAGCCTTATTAAGAATCCTAAAAAGGACATTTTTgagaaaaagaatttcaaaaagattttacaaatttttcaagtATAAAAATCTTGTATACAATGATaagtatatatagatatacatattaaatGTACACATAAACTAAAtagcattttttataaatactgtTATTCATATACTTCTAATAATTTTATGcatatattactttaatttcATTGAGACTACCTCAGGGtctataaacaaaataaatttatttagcttaaatttattgaaaaagtaAATCATCCCAAATCGTTTAGAATTtgttgtataataaattttctgtttCTCTAGTTCTATAAAGGTACAACGAGAAAAGTATATActgtgtatataaataaaattattgtagagCTTATAAGgtattgataaatataaataccaaAAACAAATTATGAGTTTTTGTTCATAAAAGTTATTAAAACAACAATCTTGTTATCAATTGATTTTCTGTGATTTTTATTGTGAACGAATTTAAAAAGTTCGCTTTCTAATTTACTAGATACATGTTTAAACCTTGTTTTataagatatatacatatactacaaTCCGCATGCATAATTTGGGTTTTGATTAGGtttccaaaaattcaaaatatagtaAAAGCATTTTTTGCATTTTACAGCAAGACTTAATACAAAGTTTAACACTCCTTACTAATTCTGATAAATTCTCTTATAAATTATATGCGGAAGAAGtatgaaatttttcataaaatatgtatgaatGTAGTGAAATTAGTAGATTGGGAAGAATAGCAAGGAAGTAGTTAATatgaaaatgagaaaatcaaacgtttttagaataattttactatattttgaatttttgaaaaccTAATCGAAACACAAGTTACTCTTGCAGGTTGTAGAAAACTATTTATTTCTGAGTCACGAGCTGTTTGTCAATAAGACATTGCCTTTACAGCATACATTCAATATGTTTCTCCTTCGCTGGCTTACACACGATACTTTTATACATTAAACATTTCGTAACTGAAAATAATGGGTTTTTAATTCATGTTTattaagacttttgtgtttgtttttatttgtccCCAACTCTTTTTGTATATTCTACATACAcacatgtatattatttatatatgtataattcgtAAACAAACCATTAAATAAAGATATTCTCAATAAACTatagaatttttgtaatttatttatttatagttaataaactgttattaataaatcaaaaatatgaaaagaaaattcttaTAACTTTCATAACCTGATTAATTATGTAGttagttaatatttttaataaataacaatataaataaaatataaaataaaaatataaaatagaataaataaggCAAATAATATACATACTCTAAGAATTCTAAGAAAAAGATtgcattatattaattttttgtacgTACTATGCACTGTGTATCAATTGTGCGAAGAGTAAAAATTCCTTTGCAAACatgtttctaaaatattaacaattaaattatttacacCAAATAAAAGGTTGGGTATTTAATTTAAgaaactatttttatttaaaaattatatctaaTTGATATAAAAAAGTATCTATAGTAATAAAAGTCCCGGCACATTGTACTATAACCCTATTTATACGTTTCAAGGTCTGCATATATTTTAAACACATGTACTACAGGCGGTATATTAATATTCAAGTATGTAATTTTTTGAAGTCGCAACACTCCTTATAAGTAAATTACATAGAATAACctaatacataattattaaaaatcaaaagtAATATgtctgtgtatgtgtgtatatataatagaGAAATAACATCATGACTTAAATTTATATCTCAATAGGCAGTATTTAACAATCAATTTCTACATCAATCACATTAAAAAATGTCTCAACATCGGATGTCTGATGTCATTGGTATACTTAGAGGAGCTAAGGTAGTAGCCGAAGCTGTGATTAAGCATCAAGAAGAAACAGTTAAACACATAGTAAAGACTTCAAGTTTGAAGACTACTACAGAGAAATGCCTGTCagataatttaaaaacattgaataatataaaactaaGTAAGGTTCCTGtaagtttcaaaaataaatatagattattaatatctttttctaatatgacaaacatttttgtaatataacaataattatcttaTATGGTgactaataatataaattaattttacaaatgaatattataatttcctGTACAGTATAACATGTATACAGGTTCAAATAacaaaagaatttaaagaaGTGACAGAACGAATAAATGTTGTTGAGAAGGGtataatagaatttttgaaattaaaaactaaAGAAGTGACAGGAATGCCAGTTGATTCAGATAAACCTGGAAAATCTACCAGAACTAAATTACATGTTTATAATCCTGCTAAAGAtccaaaagaaataataatagagaTGGATGATCCAAACGTAAAACCTGATAACGAAAATGATATACGAAGTAAACAGGATAAACCATTAAAAAAGTACTCAACtgtgaaagaaaaaattgaaacaatttccaaactagaATATGAAATACCTAAAATTGAACTTTCTGAGAAAGATAAGGCAATTTTGAAGAAATTGGAATTAGAgcatgaaaaaaaaataaagagtcAGAACATGAAACAAGATGTATCAAATACATTAAAAACTGATTTTGAGATATTAGAAAACAAGGCAACAGAAAATATGAAAGTAGCTTTAGAAAGCTCTCAAGTTAAACCAAAACCATCTGTTAGACCAAAGCAAACTGTGAgcctttttacatttttatataaattattataaatgatatgatgcattttatttaaatacattaataaataaatttttctttcaaagcTTTCACCTAGTGCAAAAGCACAAAAAGTTCCATCTACCAGATTACAAAGAATGATAAGCTTTGGAACATTAGGAGTTGGTCTTGGTGTTGGTACAGTTGCAGAATACACACGTAGAACACTTGGATTAAAAAAACAAAGTCTTGGAGACACATTTGATAGCCTGTTTCTTACTAAAGCAAATGCAGAAAGAATAGTTTCTACATTATGTAAAGTGAGAGGTAAATATCCTTAATACATTTACTGGATTTTTTGTCAATTAATAGTTATGTGCTTTGCATATGTTTATAATAGGTGCAGCTTTAAAAATTGGACAAATTTTAAGTATACAAGATGAAACCATTATAAATCCTgaactacaaaaagtatttgaacgagTTAGACAAAGTGCTGACTTCATGCCAAAGTGGCAAGTTGAGAAGGTATTAGCCACTGAACTTGGACATGACTGGAAAAATAAATTAGCAACCTTTGAAGATAGACCATTTGCTGCAGCTTCCATTGGTAGttaccatttatttttattcttttaaattagCTTTTTCTTGGAAGGCcaaagtaatataaaaacattttaaagAACATTCTTTATATCAGAAAAAATATTATAGGCCAGGTACATCATGGTACCTTGTTAAATGGACAAGATGttgcaattaaaattcaatatccTGGTGTAGCTATGGGTATTCAAAGTGATGTTGAGAATTTAGTAGGCATAATGAAGGTATGAAAATacttgatttttgttttatttaagattatgtaaaaatatatctagAAATTTTTACAGGTTTGGAATATTTTCCCAAAAGGCATGTTTATAGATAATTTAGTGGAAGTTGCAAAACGTGAACTTGCATGGGAAGTGGATTATGTAAGAGAAGCAGAATGTACAAGAAGATATAAACAACTTATAGAACCGTATTTAGATTATTATGTTCCAGCTGTAGTAggtaaattgaattaaatattagcaatttaaatgtaaaattgacttaattttatatttagatgAGCTATCAACGAGTCAAATTTTTACAACTGAGATGGTAGAAGGAATTCCAGTAGATAAATGTACAAGTATGAATATGGAAACAAGAGAACATATCTGCAAATTAATAATGAGTTTGTGCCTTAAAGAATTGTTTGTTTTTCGATACATGCAAACTGATCCAAATTGGTCCAATTTCTTTTATAACACCAATACAAGACAAGTTTGtatataagatattattatattatcatcaATAAGTGCACACTAtctttgatattattaattatagttCCTAATATAATTTTCAGTTAATATTGTTAGATTTTGGCGCATGTCGAGGATATGAGAAATCATTTATGGATAAAtacattgaaataatttatgcTGCAAGTGAAGGCgatcgtaataaaattttaaatttatctagAGAAATGGGATTCCTTACAGGATACGAGTCTAAAGTatgatatgtatattttttaatagttttagCTTTAGgaaagattattatattaacatttatacatttattacatTGTATTAATTTCAGCTTATGGAAGAAGCTCATGTAGATGCAGTAATGGTCTTGGGTCaagtatttgataaaaattctaaatattatGACTTTGGTGGGCAAGATGTAACTAAACGGTGAGAACAATATGA from Bombus terrestris chromosome 14, iyBomTerr1.2, whole genome shotgun sequence includes:
- the LOC100650981 gene encoding uncharacterized protein LOC100650981, with the protein product MVPSKSTTNSSRRSSILKPPKPRHPLQNLNFNSSSNESSPTATAKIKRRVSFAEKKHVKEFCNSLEQGTVWDNTYEEHDLSNLKVPCSSNQKECETESVYKENVFDNIHENNVQFVCNKVTNENVDVEEYSSHIANKIEDVNCQNEMLLTEPLVTLHDAVVQETESTFLTDLQLKNDNHISKNIIVYEDPDRNLTEKVLELSESNVNNFHHNELNTFTSTSVQNMYMDLTEVVPSNMYFSAHYKDTEEIKDVSMELTTLVLPSSAQNFLQFNKPNVTENLINQDMPMELTGALPSVIKLNDNISNPQAAMCSEDDKTKRFHNVSMEMTTAVPPSIHNLQPSSNSINYCVSNDKENRTITFHDVSMDITKVVERTFYKSPDRLPMIQEPLQCKYNITRQDERTELLNTSLEMTNVVPVNIHSGKKNRRQHATNLGSPESSIKKLRINSNVYETQTNDSKTRICNNESMEFTTAVTTLPRIYQNNLQIATQNVPTTQSNSSASTFDNSRSHLLSNKTIIFHDNSMTFTNVLPSLNKRGNMEGKIIVYSESNINDNKDVTTTQSQAEDFDIDFTKDRQSALPDSVQNRNLPDFSTCTDNVLKDITATVAIPCLLNSDTTMNKESYIDKENNFPKSVENNVLEKYTPIKVQSSANITPSMPLHESVQQATFASALRENNTEIACATFNSVSNDASAVNSELNKDKHSPVKYTQIITSHPRRTYTIQPSNSNHTFTISNKENNISEINNDVLDINNKENDVCSVSNNTECLQNRDYNRECLTDKSDMFFNENVEVLESIPSLPSFNCLDDLTDTDMNVSCNKEVKIEANCLSKNGNSKGTLNLEDCQGIVLEENVRKSCTFLIKRTSLNDAPENSNLEQEDQVQTDEIQKLELLDVRDNNTESQILHLSSSTVNDSEKLSSTPVNEENGQDLRLNNSNLENQSIEYSLSNIRAIHESTPKADNDKLIDIHRMEVNNESYSNDKLQLSLEPHTSCKEDVAIELDPFSALMNELKDYAKSNEIIWEVYHENIEKSMFIVGFISCSLLVVIFIRDPCDVINNEFIKEIKLISRLADDADALISIVHRIILEKLDITKLLDLYKNRKDILPMLNYISEEVKLAMDFMFDLKRLNDLNLMEITHDSVSFISQTKTGSIVLEITIDIKPFDKIESQNISVHCLIGSVREKDIKKLIMNVKRDHKFLRRYINDVKDYIYLMDESTV
- the LOC100650500 gene encoding homocysteine-responsive endoplasmic reticulum-resident ubiquitin-like domain member 2 protein; this translates as MEGIAVKVIIKAPNQQIKDQIVNCDIGWTVRQLKEHLSDVYPSKPERASQKLIYSGQLLNDSTCLKDVLRHCNGQEDQTYIVHLVCASQKTSTNKITEQVVENTKTISIARSTVENTRLNNTNNIQNQSQHITNVAMQHTPAQLYSTLQYFDPRNSQQMAWMQQAYTHYFTQYMQLMAAQGIQLQTSIPYVQQMNVNTNDNVQNPYTNNTNNNNNNNNNNNNNNVGDEQQQPAAQEADVNGGNNGAGEDGAFNRDWLDVFYMLSRIILFFTLVYFYSSPLRFLIVTFLGFAMYLYQGGFFRVQPILLPENNNGRGDRVDNNNQILQNEAIGPQPAQQQNGQVPAVQAEARTNANEEHEEERPGALAFTWTFFSTFFASLFPDQPNVI